The sequence AATGCAACTACATGAAAATTTTATCATGCCTCTTGTCCTACTGGTATGTCAAAAAGTGAAATTAACTGGACTAACAGAATTTTGTATATCCTCTTACGCAGACACACCTTGCACACAATTCACTTACAAATTATATTAGcaccatttttttcacatttgatACCATTTCACTCATAAAATATCAGTTCTGGTTtcttctaaaaaaaaataaaaataaaataaaaactgatgaAACAGTAGCAATCAATGAAGTAATTGCCAAGTACAATATGTAAAATACCTTGTAAATATTAAGAATTCATGTGTGTTTAAATCTATAGGTCAAATCAAATTAGTTAATTTATgtaaactttgaagctaatttcatCCAAAAGAGATGTTACCATTGTCATGTCCCTAGTCATTACAACAACAGCAAAATCATAAGAAAACGAAAGCTCACCTATTTTTGGTTCAAGAAGGAAAAACAAGCAAAGGGAATCTTCATTTATTTCATCTGGGCCTGACACATTCCAGCTGAGAACAGATTTTGGAAAGATTGCCATAGGTCCCACTATGAACAACCCGTTATTGAGTCTAAATCCCAtctgaaacatattttttaaatataattattcaTCTTGAAACGGTGGAAGACAGACATGtgcaaactgcaaaatatttcacaaaagccAAAGTTCCATAAAATATTTGCGGCGATTCTACCACCACTATGTGGAAACTGTATTAGTGACTTGTGTGATGATATGATAATGATGTAAAATTGATTTCCTGCCTGAACACTGATaaatatcaaaaattaaattctgtgaAACAGGAAAATTCATCAGAATCAGCAGCTACAAAACCATATTACTGCCTAAACACTTAGTAAGTCATACATATTTTCAACATAATACACCCTAATCACAATACATATCACTTACACATTATATTTGAAAACCACACAGCCAATGTTACACATATTTCATCACCTTTACAAGTTTCATTAACCTATGAATTAAAATGTCTCAAGGATATTAAAACACTACATGTGCATTACAATGAACGGTGTTCATCTATTgttcttcaaaacaaacactagcttCAAGTTGAATTACAGTCTTTGAACAGCACAGCGGTATGCATTACAGAACATTGGCATGTAGGTATTGAACTATGGCATATGCTGGTAGTCCTTTTGTCACATGACTGTGCAAGTTAGCACTGACCATAATGGGTTGGGGATCGTGTATTTATGTAAGAGATGGCACACATTTTAAAGCTACAGAAGACCTTATAACATTTCGTGAAGATAATCTGAATTGGCACCTGTCAAACTAATAAAGCTACACATCTCTAAATAGATAGTCATTCTATGAGTGTGCCACTAACCTTGTGGAAAAGTGGACACTTTCAACACATTAACCGAAGTCTTGGAAAGTTCAAACCCCAAAACTAACATAATAAAATGTGGAGACATGGATATTAACACAGGTGTTGTAGGTTAAATTAGTACTAACTTCCTAAATGTTCCTAACACTTTTGGCACAACACAACTgataaaaagaaaagagaaaatgttGTCTTTGCTGTGAGTCCAGGCATTGCAACAATGTATGTTCTTTCTTCCATAACCTCATCATCTACTCTCACATTCTCTTCACCTCGACCTTCTCAACTCAACAGCAGACCTCCTTGGATATCAATCTTCACCTCTCAGATTGTTCCACGTCACTACTAACAGTACCTCCAGCTCGACAGCGGTCATGTCTTCCACGTCAAAAACTCTCTTCCTTATAGCACTGCCACCCATGGATTCcacatctgcagtggaaagcaggagttgttAAAACACTTACAACCTTGCCAGAGCAGTTACTGACAGACAATAATCCTATCCGCCTCATCCATAGAAAGTACTCCCTTGTAATCTCCTTCTCTGATGCTGATAAATAAGTTAATCAGCCACTGACCAGCACTCCTCTCACCACCCAGTATCACCCTGGCCTCAAAAATGTCAACCCCTTCCTCAGGGCTTCAGCTGCCTCTCATCGAGCTCTGAGATGAGGTGTACATACCCAAAATCCTATTCATGTCACCCAAAGTAGTGTTCAACCTACAGAATATCCCTGTCCGTCTCTATTCCAATCCTGCTGGCAATTCTGCAACCCCATGGGTCATTCCCTCATGGTTGATGGGGGTGCAAGACCTGTCACATacaacccccccccctttccacattCCAGTCACAGGCTTCTTGTACAGCATTCTACATGAGCCTGACTTGTAACCAACTGTCTTCTCACATGAGTGACTGGTCAGAAACTGCATAATTGACCATCCAGTTGCCAATCATAATGCACACCATGACACAAATGAcctcaacagctgcttcactatgtgAACCATTTGGATACACCTTGCCAGCTCAAGTTTCTGTGAACCATGCTGATGGGAATTGTCTACATAGCACATCTTGCACTCACACAATTCCTCTGGCCTAAACGTCTGCTAACCTGTTTCCCACTAGCTAGCTCAATGTATCTTCTTCCTTCTCTCGTCTGTTACTGCCCAAATCATTCCTACCCTGACCAGATCATATACTACTGCCTTATTGCACTGCTCTTCATCTACTTGTCCCTGCCCACATGGGCAATCTCTCTCTGCTCCCTTTGTGATCCCTCTGTCTTTCTGTCTCCCTCTTCTTTCCTTCCCCACCTCCCTATCTCCCTCTTGTATGGTCTACCATCTAATCTCCACCCACCTCGTCATCAAGCCACTAAGTCGTGCTTCAAAAGACCTGCCTCACTTTATTCCACTACCTCCTCCTTGCTTCCTGCATCCTCCCTGTCTCCTCCCCATTTCCATCATCTctggcaactgctctcaataatttATAATTAGTCATTAGTCTCGCCATAGCTGCAGGAGCGCGTGGCTAGGCatctgtacttaaaaaaaaaaaaaaaaaaaaggccagagcttgAAAGCTGAAGAATATTGCTACCTATTATGTTCGTCtatgtgccacacacacacacacacacacacacacacacacacacacacacacacacgactgcagtctcaggcaactgaaaccacactgccatctctgctatatggtgagtagcaactttccttctcattattttgttacattccatcctggattttccactgtttgatatcTGCCTGACAGCTTTTCTTTGATcctaacccagtgctgttttccttcattattattttcttttgcatcactatactcaatgtccatccttctttctcttatttcctgtgtttctcttgttgccttgcAAACCTTCATTCTCCACACCCACGACATTACCAATCGGCAGTGTAGTTCAgtcgcctgagactgcagtcatgtgggtgagttgcgtttgcatgtgtgtctattgttgatgatggctagtggccaaaagctttaattacggaagtctttttgttgtgcctatctgcgactcagaacctctgctatatggagagtagcagctttccttctcaatattgttacattccatcctggcttttccattgtttgattttattaaTACGTCCATATGAGTTAATGAGTGCTGCTCCTGTCATGTGACTAAATTAACACTGGTTGACAGAGATACAGTAATAGTAGATATAGGCGACAATGAATTGGCAGACTACATTGCAGAAAGCACTTTTGTTGTGGTGGAAACTGCATCTTTGTTAAGTTAGGAACAGGATCCAAGTCTATAAGCAACTTAAGCTACTGACTACAGAAAAAAGATTTGAAAACATCAGCATTCACAATAACTGTAGTACACCAATACAGATCCGATgaagatgtaaataaaaaattctCCAAGACCTAGAAAATACAATAACTGCAAAAAATATGCAAACTTTACTCAGTTTTTGCTGATTTCAGTATAAACTTTGCAAATCAGATAATACAAGAACTGAAATAATAAATCCAGTTACTTTCATGTAACCTAGAAATTACAATATATTCCCCTACATGAGAGAAACTTCCTGTACACAGCCCACTGTCAATCAAATAATAGTCAATGACAATCAGAAGCAAcgcaaattaaaaatatttagaacAGGAATAACAAGCCACTATGGCCAGATCATAAGTTTCTACTTGGAAAGCAATAACGCgcagaataataaacaatgtaCAAAATTAGATCTTATAGTAATTAGTAACATGAAGCATTTAGGTGCACTTAAATCAAAGAGTCTGGGTTGAAATTTATAGTCCAGGAAGTATATCTGGtatatttacaaatgtctgcttgtgtctgtgtatgtgcggttgtatatgggtgtgtgtgcgagtgtatacctgtcattttttccccctaaggtaagtatttccgctcccgagactggaatgactccttaccctctcctttaaaacccacatccttccatcttcccctctccttccctctttcctgacgaagcaaccgtgggttgcgaaagcttgaattttgtgtgtatgtttgtgtgtctatcgacctgccagcgctttcgtttggtaagtcacataatctttgtttttagatatatttttcccacgtggaatgtttccctctgttatatccATATTTAATATATTCATAGATACAGTTAAACAATATTTTGATATAACTTTTCTACTTCACACTAGCAATTTAAAAATAAGCAacagaaacagctggaccactccTGGTATAAGAAAATACCTGCAGATTAGAAAAGACAAAAGCATATGTTCTTgactaacacaagagatattggatGTAATTGATGACACGATACAACATAAAAACACAGGCAAATggggaataaagaaaaaaattaggtTGAAAATTGCAAAACAGCAAAGCAGGAAATGCTAGACAGGGCTGTAGAAGCATGCACGACTAGTGAAAAGAACAAGAAAAGTTAATGAAATTTGAACAGAAAGGACACACCTGTCTGAATATTAAGAGCTTGGGTAGCAACACCatactaaccaaagaagggaaagctgaaaggtggagggAATGTACAGATAGGATATATAAGGGAAATGAACTTTaaggcaatattgtagaaagggaagagaTAGTAGCCCTAgctgaagatgaattgggagatactgTGAAAAGAATTTGGCAGGCCACTGGCAGGCCTAAGTCAAAACAAAGCTCCTGGAATGGACactattccctcagaattattgaggtcGTTGGGGTACCCAGTGATGATAAAAATGTTCCACCTGATGTGCTGTATATATGAGACATGTGAAacacagacttaaagaagaatgtaataattccagttttgAAGAAGGCAGAACTTGCAGACAGGTTTAAATATTacagaactctcagtttaataaatcatgcctATAACATAGTGAAACAAATTTACAGAATAGAAAAACAGGTAGCAGCCGACCTTGGAGATCGTCAGTTTGGGCTTCAGACAAATGTGAAAGCAATACTGATCCTGCAACTTATCTTAACAGATAAGATAATGCAAGGCAAACTTATGGTTTTAATATCTGTAGATTTAGAGAACTGTTAACACCAAATGTAGGTTTAAGTGTAAAGTAGTCTTTTTTGagggtatttgtgtggagtgtagcactgaaaggaagtgaaatgtggataataaacagttcagacaagagtacgttgctacggaagaatgctgcaGATCAGAGGAGAGGATGAAAATAAAGCAGTCGTCAATACAAATTCTTTTGAACACCACagagctttactaggcatggtcctattggagatggtatgctgttgccttcctccattCTTTGAACTGACTCAACCAGCCAGTTATAGCAGTGACGTACAGTTTAATGTGGATACCAAACCATGGTGCAACTCTGCATTTTtcatatcaacaaacactgccacagGTGAAAGAAGTAATAAGAGATGGATAAAAATCCTAGGATACTGACTGGAATTAGGctaaaacagaaatttgtggcacacgttTACTACACGAAATAATGAGACACATCCATATGCATCACGGAACTGTGACTATGGTAATGGacgaggggtgtgtgtgtgtgtgtgtgtgtgtgtgtgtgtgtgtgtgtgtgtgtgaaaccagTCTTTGAGCTgacagccacaacaacaacaaaggacctGTATGGAGAGCAGCACGAAACAAGTCTTGGGGCTGAGGACCACAACGACAACAGTCAACGAGATGACAACTTATTAAAATACATTTCTGTATTCTTAAGGGTGCCCCCTTCATAGGAGCCAAAACACGgctggaatttaatatggaatCCGCTCATAGTTCTTTGGGAAAAGTATTAGGCCTACTCTCGGTTGGGTTCATGTAACACATTTTTCAGATGTTAGGACCATTCAGCATTGACTACATTGTGTATAACTGTACATTCAGTCTCTGGTCTCTCGAATCTGAGAGCAAAGTTAGTGAGCATTTACCTGGCTGTAAGAATTAATCATTAAGCCTAGGTCAAATTCTCTATTGAGAATTTGCACAGTTGTCTTGCCATCTGGATCATAGCTGTGCAACGAAGGAGGAGTCCGGAAGTAGTTTCTCCTAACAACAGAAAGTAAGTCCCGTTCACGAAAACTGAAGTAATCGCTCCTACAGTTTTATATCCATAACCCAATAACCGGTAAACACAGTGATTTATACGCTACATTTCACGTAATAATGAAAGCATACCCCAGTACAGTGACATGCCTCCTACTGAGCACTGCAAACCTCCATGAGAGGTTTGGAACTAAACTAAACATAAATAACACGGCAAAAATCCACACAAAAACGACTACACAAATAACTTAGCTGCTGCAACTGGTTTCAGCAACCCGCCAGACTTCAGATTGCAATGAAATATCTTTCGTGGTGAAGTTTTGGTTCGTTTGGACTACACGAGTGATCTCTATGCTATGGAGATCACTGGACTACAAGTTCCGCGGTTGCGATATGTCGATTATCTCGTTGGTAAACATCTACTCTGCAACATGTAATTTGAATGCCAGAGGTTACTTCCAATTGTGTAACGTGAGCAGCGTTTCCGCAAGTTCCATTTAAGTATGCAATGAGGAAGAGTAACCCTTACATGTTTCCGTGCTTGTTGTAATTATTCGAATCTTGTCTTTGTATAACCTACGGGAGCGTTGCGTAGGTGGCCGATTTCcacttaagcccggtccacacgcaacgatctgtctgcgcagacatcggcgcagatgtctgtacacgcaaaagatcgctgcaaatgtggtgtgttcacaccacACAAACCCCGATCTACTACCcgtccgccatctgtcggtgtagaaaagaaatatcaatgGCAAGCGACTATACTCcacgtaaacgtcaaaaatttaattcagttattttgaaatatagaaatggaggaagttctgttgtggtctgtgttcgcaatttgtgtggcaaaaaacattcagaccaaccgcaagaaacagagaaagcggtcaaaatgttgtagacagtggctgctaaagcgaaagcagttttctcacgtaaatttactgcgagagttgcagggcgaacctaacgactgacgaaattatttgcggatgggtgtcgaaacttataattatctcttaaaactTGTAACcgctcatattatgagaaaaaatacttgtatagagcagggcaatttctcctcatgaacggctggtggtaacattaagattcctagcaacaggaaggagctacaatgatttggaattttcaactgcaatatcgaaacaagagttgagtgaaataatacccgcaatttttcaattagagcattgtacgctgctgtctttttgtctcggtcactatattctttactttaatcttccacaaacatgggtggtttctatatatttcaatgaattcacttacaaaatttcgagaacactgacgagtatcaaccattttaatgccctgtgcgcacaaatacaaacactagactgagcaaacagctgtttcgcgccagatttgcggtgatctcatgtccacacgctccaacttgtctgcgcagatgtggtttgaacccacagatttgagaggtttcgctcaaacctccgactccaacttccaggtttgcacactcctcaggttggtgcaaatctcctgtccacacgcaacgatctgtctgcgcagatgtgatgtgcgcagaccgatcgttgcgtgtggacgggcctttaggaTTACGAACCGTCTTGCTTTTCGACGCTGTTTTTAATGTCCAGCTGGCATTTTTGCTTTTCAGAAAATGTCCGGCTTTTTGGTAGCCCAACGAAGTTGTATTTCATCATCTACAGAATTTCAGTGCAGTGTAATTGGGCAGAGGTATAAGCTGTAAACAGTTGCTATATGTTTTTCACTAAATACGCTACTAATGGTGTAACTGTTCGGAGAAACGTGAAGATTTTCACAAGCATGAATTGAGAGCTTTGTTCATGTCTGCGACCCACGCGATATTCCATCCTGAGGCTGCCAAGGAATTGTGTTCCCTGATCGGCTAACGTTCATGACATCGCCGTACTGGTAACCTTCATGACTTACGTCTGTTCTAAGtcaataattcatttatttattcgtccataaaccattcagtacaacAGTATTGGACATATCAGATACATTACGTAAATAATATATACACACAGGGCGAGTTTTTCATTTTGAGACAACGAAATATCTCATAAACTACGCATCGGATTAAAAATACGTGCTGAATATTTTTAGAAGTGCTATTCGGCCATACCTACATTGACCCCCTCACTCCCAACCCCACACCCGGGGTGggagcaactttgaaatcttaatgGAAACATCCTATTGTTACCGTCAATTCGGATTTGCGAGGAGAAGTTGCGTGGCTTCAGTATGTATCACTTTTGCCGTTACACGATGAATGGCGCTGTGATCCACAAATTACAATTAAGTTCCAAAATGCTATTATCTTGAGCAAAATAtattagataaaaaaaaagaaaaccagaggTGACCAGTAAGTGTGTAAAAAGCTTGTGTGAGGCGTATCTCCTTACCAATGGGGTGCTCGTTTGAGGTACCGTATGTTCTCTCATCAACAGGGTGCTTTTTTGTTAAACTAAGTACCTGTACGCACTTGTAAACAAGATCCTACATCCTACCTCAGCAGCAACTGGCTAGGGTACTCTCTAATACTACGCTGAAGCgtaagagaaactggtataggcatgcgtattcaacagTGATCTCTATAACTGGATGGCGAACTTCGACTGTCACAGCGTGCCGTCGTGTGTTAGCGCCGCCATATTGCAGTTAGGCAAGAAACTGTATGTGATATTTTAGTTAGAAAGGCGGCACTTGTTTTCGTTCGAAAGTATTTACATTCTTGACGGTAATAAAAGTAACTAGATTGACATTAAAGCAACGAACTACCAATTTAGTTTCACGCTCATGAATACTAAAGTCTACTGTAATATCATAAATATAAAGTACCTAAAAGCGAAACAATATTTTTCCCAGGCGTAAGGAACAGTTttattcacatatgtaatgcaCTTAACAGTAGCGACATCATCTTTGGCGTCGACAAAAAACGTAATGGGGTTTATTTAAACGTGATATCCCAGGGGGGTGAAACTCATACAGGGATTTCCGGTAACACGACGTTGGTTTggtcccaggccacttggagcgctgcaagtttagcaatttatagtctcgtattcctattggatgacgtagtcttccataattgttttggtatcgtagcaacgtgatcgtgatttttcgtttaaattgcagcgtaagtatgttgctattattctgcttaatttcTGGATGAATTCGTAATATTTGATGGTGTGatgattcagtatttacttttttacttttgtttcacataaaacacgaggttgtatcatcacattactttctgtggactcttgtatatttgttcctgcaaagaaatacaatttccgttgctcagtttacttaaagggtaagtatatttcttatttctgttaatatttccttgtatttcatagaGAATCCCATGCTAGCAGCTTTTGACATAGTTTGTATTCAACTTTCTGAatcctgtaatggaatataattctgCCTTTGATTCGTCTTCCTTTTTGCCACGAAG comes from Schistocerca piceifrons isolate TAMUIC-IGC-003096 chromosome 8, iqSchPice1.1, whole genome shotgun sequence and encodes:
- the LOC124711256 gene encoding NADH dehydrogenase [ubiquinone] 1 alpha subcomplex assembly factor 3, giving the protein MFSLVPNLSWRFAVLSRRHVTVLGRNYFRTPPSLHSYDPDGKTTVQILNREFDLGLMINSYSQMGFRLNNGLFIVGPMAIFPKSVLSWNVSGPDEINEDSLCLFFLLEPKIDLLVLGIGDATYDINLRKRVADIVKQHRINLEVLPTERACSTFNFLNAEGRYVAGALIPPVHIRPTDDDVRITKLRRKKLLSDED